The Xyrauchen texanus isolate HMW12.3.18 chromosome 17, RBS_HiC_50CHRs, whole genome shotgun sequence DNA window ATAGGCTGCTCACCAAATGACTTCATGTTTGAGTCTTGGTGCATCATACACTACAAGATTTCCTCTAtaaacagctctaaaatataaaacatgtttGATGTCCTCAGACTAAATGAAATGATTTCACTATCCGTccatttgattaaattaatttgacTCCCGAGTAATTTAATTATCTTTGTGGAACTTTGTGATTAGACCAGAGCAGGCTTTCTTATGTCAGTACATCCTGATTTATTAATCTTACAGCTCTGTTCACACAGCACCAAAAGTTAACTTTTCAAGTAATGTTACAACTGTTGCAAGAATCTTATTTCCCCTTTATcttcatctttatttatttttcttaccctgagtctttttctctctctccttgttGTCATCTGAGCCTGAACTTATAGTTTGCACATCGTCACTGTCAGAGAGGGTCATCACATCCTAAACAGAGATACATAGAAAAATCAAGACGTGAGGTACAACAAAAAAGTCATCAGAGAGAGTGAcaggtaaaataaaaaagattgccagagagagtgagaaaaaatGAGCAAAGAAACATTAAAGAGATAGAGATATTTCatgaaacaatgaaaaaatgGATAAACTGAACATAGATTTCCCTACAAAAATTTTATTGCAGATATGTTTCATTAACGTTTGCCACATGACCAACCAGTAATTCGACTGATTTGAGTTTCATTGTGTTGACAGTTTGCCATCAATATGTTATTTTATGGTGCCACTCCTGAATAGCAGTGCAAGAAACAAACTAACCTTCTCTGCCTTCACTGCTCCCTCAATCTTGACACTCTGAGTGCCAGAGGTGGGGGACTGACTGGTGAGCCAAGACGCCACTTTACTCTTTCCGGTCTcctctggcatgggaggtggtTTCCTCTCCTCTCCCACTGACACACTCAGTCCATCCTTACTATCTTGGCTCTCTAcagtaaaaagagagaaaattatgAATAAAGTTAGCCACGCTGAATGAATACACAAATATGCAATGTTTGGAGCATCTTGATTTATTGCTGACTACAGATTTATAAAAAGATACTTTCTATAAAGAAAAAgttgtgaatctcacaaaaacatgtccatgaaaaatgtcacattaaaaaCAACATGTGGGTCATAACATCATCAGGACACAGacccggacatgttcttgacaggattCATGAGACTCATCCTGATGTATAatttaacacaaacaaatatttgattGCATCTTCTGCTCTAGTGGCCTCTCAGTGTCTCACTCTATACATGTGACCCAAAGTTATGTCTCCTCACCCTCCTTCATTCCTTTGGCCTGTCTGCGGGTGGTGTAGCTCCTCCACACTGAGCTGGAAGAGTAGTATGTGTCTTTCACAAATGTGTCGTCTGAGCTGTCGCTCTCGTCCTCATTGGAGTCATCGTCTTTGTCATCGTCACTGTCTTCAGATGAGTCGTCTTGGCCTGGTGAGTGAGTGGAGGAAAAGGGAAGAAAATAATATTCACTTAGTAGGATTAGAATCTTTACCTGCTGGATAAAACTGGCGAACAACAAAAACTtcaattaattttcatttcaatGGCATAAAACTAAAAATGCATATGAACACAATTCAAGTTAGGGGTAccaatataaaaacatttcagtaCTGAAAACCACTAGCAGTGAAATATGAGGATTATTGACAATTTCACATAAATTCTGGCATCACAGAAACAACTGAATGTCacactcctttatttaaaaagtttgcaGACATTGGTACATtgcatactttttttttccttttttcaatTTTGCTATCAAAATATGGTACTTTGTAAAATATGGTAAAAATGCtatgaaaatataatacatttgacACTCCCACAGCAACCAAATAATATTATCAGAATATTATTGCGCACAGGTCTCACTTTTTCCGGTAGTGCTGCTGTTCCGCGCTTCCGTCTTGATGGTGGATTTGCCATGATGGGAGGATGCAGTAAGTTTAACCCTGCTCATGTCCACTCCGCTGCCCTCACTGTCAGAGCAGTGAGCCTCACTCTCATAGCCTTCCTTAAAGTTCTCCACACTCTCAATATGGTCTAAATTGGCAAAATATTCATCGCCCATCTCCAGACCTTCCTTGTCAGCAAAGTCATCAGTCAGGATTTTACCTGAGAGAGCAGGAAAAAGATTAGCttaatcattatattattttactCTAAGGGGAAAAGCTGGTTCATAATCTTGAAATGTAGCAATGGGTTAGTTTTCTTGGTAACAGtttacaacaaggttccattCATAAATATTAGCTAATGCattgggtatcatgaactaacaaagaactatatattttttacagcatttgttatcctctgttaatgttagttaatataaatacaattgtttatttctagttcataatgcattaaataatgttaacatatgcaacttttgatttaaaacaaatgtcCAGCATTAAtgattaacattaactaagattatgAAATGCGGCAAAACtattgttcattgatggttcatgttaatgttgttaactaatggaaccttattaaaGTGTTACTGTTTTCCTAAATAAAAGTCTACAttttaaatcttattttaatcattttaccTGCATAGATACAAACAAAGGAGCCCTTGGCAATGTCATCAAGACAACGGATGCCCCAGCCCTTATTCTGGGTCTTAAAGAGCTGCAGCCGGACCTGCAAACCGTGCTGAACTAGACGGTTTGTACACATCTGAGGATTACAGCGGCACCTCTTGTTACATTCATAGATCCTGAGgagagtgaaaaagagagaaTATTGTATACTGCAATTCTGAATTTCCCCTATTTTACAATTAGTTGTTCTCTCTAAATGAACATGAAGGGGAGCTTGTTGGAGGAATGTAACGTAAAATTGCTATGGAAGGCTGTGTGTATATCACAGACCCTGTAGGGAGACACTCTTCCAGTCTCTTGTGATAGTATCCAGCATTGGGGTTGATCTGTCCTCCTGGAGTACATCCTGTAGCCTGTAGAGTTAGTTGATGACACGAACACTTTGATCTACACACAAACAAAAGGTATAGAACAAATGAAATCAGATTCATTGCTTTAGGGCAAATGTATTATGTTTTCATAGATTAATCTACTGCAGACATTGAGCTACATATTATCATTATCCGTCACTCAATTTTCAGTAAAACATGAAAACGCTAAGTGCCATTGATCTTCCAAAAACCTCTGTGGTAGAATCTCCAATAGTTTAACCAGGCACTTTTTTTATTCTGTCCTTGCAATGTGAGAAACACAAAAGATACAGCAGTTTTGCAGTCAGATTGCCCGATTTAATGATCAATATGGACTACACTGAACTACACTTGAAATCTCTTGGTTCTCTCCCCAAATCCCCACTCATGTCTATTTTCTGCCCGTTTCTTCACTTCTAATCCTAATTCACGACTTCATTTACTATGGAATGTTTTACAATAGGGATATGCAATAGATCGGATCCCTTATTTTCTGTTCCTGAAGCCTTTTGAATTAAACATCCATGTTTTTAAAATGCTGGTAAATGTGGCAAATTGACAACTAACTCAACCTCTGATCTACTGTGCAAAAACACAAAACTAGCAGGTCTGAAATCTAGAGAGCATCGGTGATTGTGTGTGATAAATAAACAGACGCAACTAAACCTGACTCAAGTGATGTACTGCAAATGTCTGATACTAACTTGTCTCTGCAGCCATCAGTGCAGTCACAGCCCACCAGGAAGTCTGGACTGGTGTTAATGTAGACTCCATCTGCTGGGATCCTCTCTTTACTGTAGGCCACACTGGGCGGAGGCGTGTTGTCGATCTCATTCACACAGGACAGGGGAATGTCCTCACGGCCACCTGTGATGTCACGGATGAAGTAGAAGGGCCTCTGAGGTTGGAATCGGCGGTCCACCAGCACATAGGGGTCAAGACAGAACATCTCCAAGAAGATGAAGTCACAGAGTGTCTGGAAGAGGTAGTGCTGGATCTCTGCCATATTCCTCAGACTCAAGCCACATGGGGACTTGTAGATGACATGGAATGACATCTGagcaagagaaaaaaaattgtcattacaAATGGCAACATGAAAGGCACTGTTGAAAATTATGAACCAATATAGTTTCTAACTTGGCCAATAAACAGAAGTCAGGAGAACTTAagttaatataaaatgtttgtttattttttgcctccACCACTGTCCATCCAACTTAAGATATCatcaatcttttattattattttaatagttaaaaggcgcactcagtatttttttccccaataaaaagttttactcctaaagaaattaatggtaatattaaaacatatgtataacatcatgagcactcacataagACGAGGactcaagtcatatcagtaaccttataaaagccgtTTTATGCTACATGGGGTAGtagtgccctcatgggggctgccattttagaatcacatgaccagctgaatactactcacttaatctcagtaaccgtcttgttattgggcATTTTCACTCATGATAAAATCTAGTCTTATTGTGAATAttgaatttctacaatgtcatctgtaactgaaaactgttgattttgatTGAtgttgcatccacaccactaagtgtcactgtaagtccaagattacttttattattaagtgcacctttaacatgaattaacaatacttttgcaacatctattcattttgttatattgattatacatatatacattttgttaatatTGATTTCAACATATTCCATGATATTTATACATTCAAAGTTgaataatattagttaatgcattataaacaaacaattaactatataatatttaaaaatcaatattaaaatgaacaaatgctgaataaaattattgttttggcTATTGTTAATTCATGATGTTAAAATTTTCAACTTTAAATTCTTAAGTGTTAGAAAAAAATCCACTGGTTGACAGCTAGAGTTCCGGGTATATTTTGTTTACATGGtgtctttcaaagtatactcttctgaccatGAACGAATACAAATGGGTTTGCCATATGCACACCATGAATGCTTAGCAACATTCTTTCAACACAGTCAGCGGCAGGCACATGCGGCAATGATGTACACAAACGGGGAATGTCTCGAGAAAATCTGGGCCACGTGCAAACTaagctgatgacgaaatttgcatcacacataTTGTGTGCGTAGTGATCACGAACGTggacaactgaagtatactttggccttaagacaCAGACCTTGCGGTTAAGGCGTCTACGGCCAGTCATGCGGCGAAACTCGTAGAGTAATGGTGTAAGAAGGGGGTTGCGTCCTTGGTGCAGGTTTGGTCGGGTGGGTCGGATGCGCTTCAGACAGTCTGGGGTACAGGTGTGTGTAAGGTAGAAGAGTCGGTCGTTTGGAGCCTGGTACGATGGCTCCTGAGGAATACGCTCACTTGAGTATGTCGACACTGCTGACTGCAAAGAATGCTGGACTGAAGTGATTGGTGTCAGCGTATGCACAGGGCCGGGCTGCAGAATAAAGAGCCTGCGAAACAGAGTAAATAGGAGAGTGAGAAAACAAGAGCGGACAGGTTGAGTGAGAGGCCCTGTTTACACCATAAATCTCCGTACTAAAGGAATATTTTaaccatattttgtgttccacaacagaaagaaagtcatttgggtttgaaacaacatgaggttgtcTGTCATCATTTCgccgtaaatgatgacagaatttccatttttttatgaactattcctttatctaATTCTTTTCCTTTCTCGTTTTCAGATGATCCGGATACAAGAGGTCAAGACAGActgaccttaaagggatagtacacacaaaaatgagaattctctgtGATTAAAGTGCtgagatcacaaaacattttggagcCTCATTTACACTTGTATTTAGAGCTGTTCAATTGTGAGAGCGAGACAAATGAGAAAGGGAAACGCGGTGTGTGTTTAACACATACGCAGGTCACCCTTCAAAAGAATTTTGAGACAAGTGCCCAGTGCTTGGGTGTCAAACTGACCTAGGGGTATTGGCCTGGGAAACGGTGTTGATTAGTGCTTTGGACTGGAGGTCAGAGGTCATGCCCTGGCGAGGTTGCATTACCACTGCACCAGTGCTCTTCTTAGCCATTTGACTCTTAAAGCCAGGACTCCtgaaaatggagagagagagagagagagagagagagagatacacatgGTTTAATGCTTGACCTGGACATTTAAATgcagtattataaaaaaaaagagaagcacCGTGGGTAACACAGCTTAAGCACTCACTCTGTACGTGAAGGTTGTGGAGGTCCGGCAGGTAGTGTCCGAGGTGGTGGGAGCTGTGGGACTACAGGTCGACTGGTATTGGAACTATTGTTTTCACTAGTGTACTGTACTACAGGGCCCTTAGACCTTAACACTCCTAAACACACACAGTATTAGTGAGATGGGAATTGGGCAATTGAACTGAGAAAGGACAGACCAGAGAATACTTCAGATACTGGTATTAACATGACTGGTTAATACATATAttgatgtgaaaaagtatttgccccttcctgatattttcttttttatgtatttttcatactaaattgttttagatctttaaacaagatataacataaaacaaaggcaacctgagtaaacattaaatgcagttttcaaagaaacgtcctctcactttcaactgcttttattttcaggaaacttaacatgtgtaaatatttgtaacccttcccagactgatgtatttcaatcacctttttccgcATTATTTCTGGAATTACTTTCAACCTTAGCATAATGTGCTACTAAGAGAGACcctttagccaacttcatgctgctgaaaaagttatatttaggtgctGATTTGATTAAACAGGGCACAAAGttatcaggcctgggtgtgtctagtccagctgaacccatTATGGATGCAGTTAcacagatttggggatttagtaactgaggaggaaaatactttttcataaaggcttagttggtattggataaattttatgcttcaataaataacattatcatttaaaatctttatatttgtatactttttgattttgtttgaatttgttgtttgaacagaagaaatcaggatgaggGCAAATACTTCACAGCACTGTACAATCGCATAAATCAAAATGAGAGAATTAGAAACACTACGACACacgtcaaaataatatttactgtaaaCTCTGAAACTGATTTGTTAAAGTGTAGCCTTGCATATTAAACACATTTGGACAAAACATAAGACAATGCGTTACCCATATTAGGGCGCTGTCTTTGCTGACCAGCCATCTTCTTCTCTTGACTGTTAGCAGTGTTCATTTTCAGATTAAACATGGGCTCCAGTCTTGTAGAGCCACGATAGATCCACTCACTGCGCTTATCATCCTGCAAACAACATTGAAAAATTCTATATAAATGTCCAAATAACATTTACTGTGGTACCACAACAGCAAACCACCGCTCATTTTAGATTCTTGTTGATTTCACATAGTGAATGTCCAAATGTCATCTAACTTACTTCAACTGTGCATATGAACATGATTGTAGAGGGACAAATCAAAGAAATCTAACCTTGAAATCTAGCAACAAATGCAAGATGTTTTTCAATGTGTATTGTATACATGTAAACAATATCTAAAACAAATGAACACATCTACTGTAGTTTTATTAAGAAGCAGGAAGTGATGCCTTGCTGACCAGGAAGAGCATTTTGACAAGACTGCCATCCACTTCTTCCACACGACTTTTCCACCACGTCCCTTCCCATTCTGTCTTTATAATTTGTCCTGGCTTCAGCAAAACCATGGGTCTGTTTGGATATGATGTGATATATTCTTCGATGAAATCTCTGCACGATTGATCCTCAATATCCTCCCAGCTTTTTTTCACTGAAGACACCACGTTGTGTTAGAAAGAGAGAGATCTAATTCAACAAATTATTCAGTTGGACTGTTCTTtaattaaaaagatagttcacccaaaaatgaaaattctgtcactatttttccatacaatgaatttaAAAAGTGACCAAGGCTAATATTCAgcctaacacctccttttgtttttaagaaagaaagaaagtctatgcgattggaaagacatgagggtaacTGAGTAAGCGTAAaagagtaagtgatgacagaattttcatcttggggttaactattcctttaaattatttaaagaaaatcacaACTAAAACATCAGTATAATAACTGTGTTTTGAAACATCACAATCAAGAAGGCGGCTAAAACAAATTGTGACAAGCTGGTAAAACGTCTCTTACATGGTCTGCAGATAGGGTAGAGCTCAGGCAGGCCCACATACGAGGCATAACCATCATCAAAAAAGATCAGGAACCTGCATCAACATTTAGTCAGCATTTCAGTTTGACTGTCcaaacaacatacagtacatttacattgcatttattaaagggttatttcacccaaatgtgaaatttctctcatcatttactcaccctcatgccatctaagatgtatgactttctttcttctgcagaacacaaatgaagatttaaaaaataataatatttctgctgttggtccacacaatgcaagtgaacggtggccgGAACTCTGAAGGTTCAAATgtcacaaaggcatcataaaattaatccatatgactccagtggtttaatcgatgtgttctgaagtgatccatttggttttgggtgagaacaaaccaataTATAACTACTATTTCACTGTCTATCTTGCCAATGAAGTCTCTAGGCATgaccatgatttcaagctcaattacacattctagtgcttgacgcatgggCAGAGCActagaagtgtaattgagcttgaaatcacgatagccaaggagactgctatcAAGAATTATAGTGAGAAAGGAATTacactttggtctgttctcaaccaaaaccaatGATGCTTTTATGTGACATTTGGatcttcagagttctggccaccattcacttgcattatgtggaccttcagagctgaaatattattctaaaaatattcctttgtgttctgcagaagaatgaaagtcgtacacatctttgatggcatgagggtgagtaaataagatcatttttatttttgtgtgaactatccctttaatttagaaGAAGCATTTATCTACACAAAATACAAATGAGTAACAccacaaaagcaaagaaaacaagtaaCATGACAAGAGCAGCAAAACATCAAGAATTCACAACAAAGTAACTGTATATCTTAAGTTCATAATACACTTTTGTTCTCTGTACAAGCCTATAAAATCAATCCATCATACCTGAGCAATCATTCTAACCAGCATTCTTTTCCTTCATCACCTTTTCCCTTTATACTTGTCACATTTCTACCATTCTCCTTGGGCACTATTtattatttaagtcttttttggGAGTTTGCAAAGCATCCATCATCTTACCTCATGCGGTTCTTGCTGTTGGGCATCTCAGCAACTACGCCTGCATAGAGCCAGACTTGATTGCCGTCCTTATACTTTGCAACAACACGGGCACCAACATACAGTCTCTCCAGTGTTGGGTGGTAGTCATACGCCACATGGTTCCCAGACAAAAGACTCTTCCCCTTATTCTCAAACTTCACCTTGTACTTAAAATTGCTCCCTTTGACACAAAAAGCAG harbors:
- the LOC127658039 gene encoding histone-lysine N-methyltransferase SETDB1-B-like, with product MALDASLSSGMEMELDPELEEEFGVSLDELRKWIEEQVDGSEAVLQRKAQLAQLQDWVEQREKEVADMDSLCSNASESVVQCESLVKEVYSNMGLVYRESSSEDEEGGRTKASEVIEIDDDDDDDDVIAVGCVVPPKKVIKPAKDPKFMEASAALQKTSQQVQNLVQTVNKSPSGLTTPKTVPPPTQAHGALTVPAVFMSSAPKNTPTQPNPNLKQDDMKIDMTLLGKKRTKTWHRGTLITIKQMGSNFKYKVKFENKGKSLLSGNHVAYDYHPTLERLYVGARVVAKYKDGNQVWLYAGVVAEMPNSKNRMRFLIFFDDGYASYVGLPELYPICRPLKKSWEDIEDQSCRDFIEEYITSYPNRPMVLLKPGQIIKTEWEGTWWKSRVEEVDGSLVKMLFLDDKRSEWIYRGSTRLEPMFNLKMNTANSQEKKMAGQQRQRPNMGVLRSKGPVVQYTSENNSSNTSRPVVPQLPPPRTLPAGPPQPSRTESPGFKSQMAKKSTGAVVMQPRQGMTSDLQSKALINTVSQANTPRLFILQPGPVHTLTPITSVQHSLQSAVSTYSSERIPQEPSYQAPNDRLFYLTHTCTPDCLKRIRPTRPNLHQGRNPLLTPLLYEFRRMTGRRRLNRKMSFHVIYKSPCGLSLRNMAEIQHYLFQTLCDFIFLEMFCLDPYVLVDRRFQPQRPFYFIRDITGGREDIPLSCVNEIDNTPPPSVAYSKERIPADGVYINTSPDFLVGCDCTDGCRDKSKCSCHQLTLQATGCTPGGQINPNAGYYHKRLEECLPTGIYECNKRCRCNPQMCTNRLVQHGLQVRLQLFKTQNKGWGIRCLDDIAKGSFVCIYAGKILTDDFADKEGLEMGDEYFANLDHIESVENFKEGYESEAHCSDSEGSGVDMSRVKLTASSHHGKSTIKTEARNSSTTGKSQDDSSEDSDDDKDDDSNEDESDSSDDTFVKDTYYSSSSVWRSYTTRRQAKGMKEESQDSKDGLSVSVGEERKPPPMPEETGKSKVASWLTSQSPTSGTQSVKIEGAVKAEKDVMTLSDSDDVQTISSGSDDNKEREKKTQAVVKRQVAVKSTRGIALKSSHSLMVKSGGAVAGGGSGPSHGQGGGNSGPKNTRLFFDGEESCYIIDAKLEGNLGRYLNHSCSPNLFVQNVFVDTHDLRFPWVAFFASKRIRAGTELTWDYNYDVGSVEGKELLCCCGSTECRGRLL